One Pseudoxanthomonas sp. genomic window, TGGTCGCGGCACCGTCGTGCACTTCACCGATCTTGTGGCTGACGCCGGTGTAGAACAGGATGCGCTCGGACGTGGTGGTCTTGCCGGCGTCGATGTGCGCCATGATGCCGAAATTGCGGTAACGCTCGATGGGAGTGGTGCGAGCCACGACAGTCTCTCTTTTCTGATGGAGGGCCAGCAGGATGCGTGGGCCTTCCGTGGAGGGCGGATCTTAGATGGCCGAATGCCGCCTTTCGGCGGCCTTCGGAGCGGGACGCCGGAAGCGTCCCAAGGGCACCTGGATGGTGCCGAAGGCCCTTGCATTCAAGGGCCCGGAGGCCGTTACCAGCGGTAGTGCGCGAACGCCTTGTTCGCCTCCGCCATGCGGTGGGTCTCTTCGCGCTTCTTGATGGCGCCGCCGCGGTTCTCGGAGGCATCCAGCAGCTCGGCGGCCAGCTTGCGCGGCATGGTGTTCTCGCCACGCTTGCGCGCGGACTCGATCAGCCAGCGCATCGCCAGCGCCATGCGGCGCGACGAACGCACTTCGACCGGCACCTGGTAGGTGGCGCCGCCGACGCGGCGCGACTTCACTTCGACCGCCGGGGACACGTTGTCCAGCGCCTTCTCGACCAGTTCGAGGGCGTTGGGGTTCTTCTCGCCGATGACGTCCATGGCGCCGTAGACGATCTTCTCGGCGACCGACTTCTTGCCGCTCAGCATCACCATGTTGATGAAGCGGGCGATCGTCTGGCTGCCGTGCTTGGGGTCCGGCAGGATTTCACGTTGGGGGGCAGAGCCTTTGCGCGACATGATTCTTTTTCCTTAAGCCTTGGGACGCTTGGCGCCGTACTTGGAACGGCCCTGGCGGCGCTTGGCGACGCCCGAGGCGTCGAGCGAGCCGCGCACGGTGTGGTAGCGCACGCCCGGCAGGTCCTTCACGCGACCGCCGCGCACGAGCACCACGGAGTGCTCCTGCAGGTTGTGGCCTTCACCGCCGATGTAGCTGATGATTTCTTCCTGGTTGGTCAGGCGCACCTTGGCGACCTTGCGAAGGGCCGAGT contains:
- the rpsG gene encoding 30S ribosomal protein S7, giving the protein MSRKGSAPQREILPDPKHGSQTIARFINMVMLSGKKSVAEKIVYGAMDVIGEKNPNALELVEKALDNVSPAVEVKSRRVGGATYQVPVEVRSSRRMALAMRWLIESARKRGENTMPRKLAAELLDASENRGGAIKKREETHRMAEANKAFAHYRW
- the rpsL gene encoding 30S ribosomal protein S12, with the protein product MATVNQLVRKPRQAPTYKSQSPALDNCPQRRGVCTRVYTTTPKKPNSALRKVAKVRLTNQEEIISYIGGEGHNLQEHSVVLVRGGRVKDLPGVRYHTVRGSLDASGVAKRRQGRSKYGAKRPKA